A genomic window from Pecten maximus chromosome 2, xPecMax1.1, whole genome shotgun sequence includes:
- the LOC117342484 gene encoding uncharacterized protein LOC117342484 — MRDTFNCMYNNGYIDHARLRENKTIFAARMHYVATEEFYSKAAIFNPISIESTTTIKSIGHSSIVDSITMTEEETGTLFAQANCKFVLICNDSKKSVPLPDWFEEKYSRPNLDKATILMSKTPSMVVPKQAFSHKLQTRHSDIDSNGHVATQEYFRFCIECAMDASKAGFYRQFVSEMWLYPVLEADVTFLGESREGMALTILTWQCESNASKMYFVILDDKAKIFECSFLFSEKKLNPIQVKL; from the coding sequence ATGAGGGATACCTTCAATTGTATGTACAACAACGGCTACATCGACCATGCTCGACTGAGAGAGAACAAGACCATCTTTGCTGCCAGAATGCATTATGTGGCAACCGAAGAGTTCTACTCCAAGGCAGCCATTTTTAATCCAATATCCATTGAGAGCACTACTACAATCAAGTCAATTGGGCATTCTTCGATTGTAGATTCGATCACCATGACGGAAGAAGAAACAGGAACCTTGTTTGCACAGGCTAACTGTAAGTTTGTTCTTATTTGCAACGATAGCAAGAAATCTGTTCCATTGCCCGATTGGTTTGAAGAAAAATACTCAAGACCAAATTTGGATAAGGCTACAATTCTGATGAGTAAAACGCCATCGATGGTAGTACCCAAGCAGGCATTTTCACACAAATTGCAGACTCGTCATAGCGACATTGACAGTAACGGCCATGTTGCCACCCAAGAGTACTTCCGGTTTTGTATTGAATGCGCGATGGACGCTTCCAAGGCAGGATTTTACCGCCAGTTCGTGTCAGAAATGTGGCTGTATCCTGTTTTAGAGGCAGATGTTACATTCTTGGGTGAAAGCAGAGAGGGAATGGCGTTGACGATCCTCACTTGGCAGTGTGAAAGTAATGCTTccaaaatgtattttgttattttggaCGATAAAGCCAAAATTTTCGAATGTTCGTTCCTATTCAGTGAAAAGAAACTAAACCCAATACAAGTCAAACTGTGA